The following proteins come from a genomic window of Malus sylvestris chromosome 4, drMalSylv7.2, whole genome shotgun sequence:
- the LOC126618539 gene encoding zinc finger protein 10-like → MEQARYWKWAKRKNNGLSSSNHDHHLQVPISNDDSWEEQAFAEDAAGPLGGCIWPPRSYSCSFCRREFRSAQALGGHMNVHRRDRAILKQSPNDETARHNHLHHHQDHDHSLQNSANNPFSSSLGSFQFSSHQVCAQVYNPKSPIATSSPSSVSRVSAQLPCKKNCAEQTLIPPSSSSASSPQSWSVMGINRYYNKRSAERDHIKGDKISRKVESSSCREKGDHHVANSDLNLSVSLNLVVRCEHTSTSDDGDEAIVSSKRRRTDDVPSSIPFFLKSGSVDKVHHVQSAEGFEISSSSIEDLDLELRLGDRPKVIKVNK, encoded by the coding sequence ATGGAACAAGCACGGTACTGGAAGTGGGCGAAGCGCAAAAACAACGGCTTGAGTTCATCTAATCAcgatcatcatcttcaagtgcCAATTTCAAACGATGATTCATGGGAAGAACAAGCTTTCGCCGAAGATGCGGCAGGGCCTCTCGGAGGCTGCATATGGCCTCCGAGATCTTATTCTTGCAGTTTCTGTAGGAGAGAATTCCGTTCAGCTCAAGCTCTTGGTGGCCACATGAATGTTCACAGGAGAGACAGGGCTATACTAAAGCAGTCTCCAAATGACGAAACTGCCCGTCACAAccaccttcatcatcatcaggaTCATGACCATTCTCTCCAAAATAGTGCTAATAATCCCTTCTCATCATCTTTGGGTAGTTTTCAATTCTCATCTCATCAAGTTTGTGCCCAGGTTTACAACCCTAAAAGCCCTATTGCAACATCATCACCGTCCTCAGTTTCTAGGGTTTCAGCTCAGTTACCATGCAAAAAAAATTGTGCTGAACAAACCCTGAtcccaccttcttcttcttctgcgtCTTCTCCTCAATCTTGGTCTGTCATGGGCATAAACAGATATTATAACAAAAGATCTGCCGAGAGAGATCATATCAAAGGAGACAAGATTTCGAGAAAGGTGGAATCTAGTTCATGTAGGGAAAAGGGTGATCACCATGTCGCAAATAGTGATCTTAATTTATCtgtgagtttgaatttggttgtCCGCTGTGAGCATACTTCTACCTCCGATGACGGCGATGAAGCTATAGTTAGCAGCAAGAGAAGAAGAACGGATGACGTCCCATCATCGATACCCTTCTTCCTAAAATCAGGTTCTGTTGATAAAGTACATCATGTCCAATCAGCTGAAGGGTTTGAAATTAGCTCCAGCTCCATAGAAGACTTAGATCTTGAGCTCAGGCTTGGTGACCGACCTAAGGTAATTAAAGTTAATAAGTAG